CGAAGCGGCCGGACCCGTTGAAGATCATCGAGAAGCAGTCGGCGACACGGCTGCCCGGCCTCGTGCCGATCCGCTACAGCAGGATGTCCGAGTCGCCGTTCCGGTTCTACCGGGGGGCCGCCGCCATCATGGCGTCCGATCTCGCGAACACCCCGACGACGGGACTGCGGACCCAACTGTGCGGTGACGCCCACATGTTGAACTTCCGGCTGCTGGCCTCACCCGAGCGGCGCCTCATGTTCGACATCAACGACTTCGACGAGACGTTGCCGGGTCCCTGGGAGTGGGACGTCAAGCGCCTGGCCGCGAGCCTCGTCATCGCGGGCCGGGCGAACGGCTTCAGCACCAAGGAGCGGGCCAGGATCGTACGGGCCACCGTGCGGTCGTACCGGGAGAGCATGCGTTCCTTCGCCGGACTCGGCAACCTGGCCGTCTGGTACGCCCAGTTCGATGTCGGCTGGGTACGGGACCGGTTCGGGGCGGACCTGTCCGCGCGGGGCCGCGAGCGGTGGGCGCAGGCCGTGACCAAGGCGCTCTCGCACGACACCCTCCAGGTCTTCGACAAGCTCACCCACGTCGTCGACGGCAGGCGCCTGATCGCCCCCGACCCACCGCTCATCACCCGTCTCGACGACCTGCTGCCCGGTGAAGGACGCGGTGGCGACGTAGAGAAGGGCATCCGCCGGCTGATCGAGCGCTACGGCCAGTCCATCCAGTCGGACCGGCGGTACCTGCTGGAGCAGTACCGGGTGGCCGACATGGCCCGCAAGGTCGTCGGCGTCGGCAGCGTGGGCACCCGCTGCTGGATCGTGCTGCTGCTCGGCAAGGACGACGAGGATCCGCTGTTCCTCCAGGCCAAGGAGGCCGACGAGTCGGTGCTGGCGCCCTTCGCCGGGGTGAGCGCGTACCGGACGCAGGGCGAACGGGTGGTCGCCGGACAACGGCTGATGCAGGCCACCAGCGACATCTTCCTGGGCTGGGAGCGCGTCGAGGGCATCGACGGCCGGCGACGGGACTTCTACGTACGGCAGCTGCGGGACTGGAAGTGGGTCGCCGTGGCCGAGGACATGGTGCCCCGCGGCATGCGCACCTTCGGCGCGCTGTGCGGCGCGACGCTGGCCCGGGCGCACGCGAGATCCGGCGACCGGATCGCCATCGCCGCCTATCTGGGCGGCGGCGACAGCTTCGACCGGGCGCTGGTGACCTTCGCCGAGCAGTACGCGGACCAGAACGAGCGCGACCACGAGGCGCTCGTCACCGCGGTCAAGGAAGGGCGGCTGCCCGCCGAAGAGGCCTGAAGGCATCCGGGAACCCGCCGCACGGGGGCCTGCGGCGGGTTCTCCAGCGTTGCCCGACCAGGGCACCAACCGGGCTTGGCACGCTCCGGACCATGATCAACGCCGTCGCCCCGGACGCCACCGCCTTCCCGCACCGCGAGGCCGCGTACAAGGCGGCGTGGTCGATCTGGTGGACCGACCCGGCCGCCGAGGCGGACTCGCTGCGCTGGATGCGCGAGTTCTACCACGGCGTCCACGCTGCGACGGGCGGCGTCCCGGTCATCGACGACGTGACCGACGGCTGCTACGTCTACTACCCGGACATCGACCTGCGCGAGCCGAAGTGCACCACCTCGGACGTCCCCTGGTACGAGCTGTACTACAAGGGCAACTACGCCAAGCTCCAACAGATCAAGAAGACGTACGCCCCGCGCAACTTCTCCGCCGGTGAGTACCGGTCGGCGCTGAGCACGGTTCGGTGCGGTCAGGGCAGCAGGGCGGGGAGCAGGCCGCGCACGAGGTCGACGGCGGCGGACTCGGGAAAGTCCGAGCCGCCGCCGAAGTAGCAGAGGAAGGCCTGCTGGAAGCAGGCGCCCATGAGCAGCGCGGCGGCAGCCGCGGGGGAGCTGCCGGCCGATACGCGGCCCAGGTTCTGCTCGGCCGTGAGGTAGTCGGCCAGCATGTCGACCGGGTGCCGCGGGCCGGCGCCGTATCCGGTCAGGGTTTCGCGGGTCGCCGCCATCAGCCGGGGCTGGGCGACCATCGACGCCATCATCGGGAAGGCGTGCAGGTAGAAGCGCAGAGCGCTGTCGGTCACGGCCACCAGGTTGGCTTCCACGGTCTCCGCGCCGGCGACGGCTCCGCCGGGGAAGGCCGGCATCCGCTCCCGCAGGACATGCAGGAGGATCTCCTCCTTGTCGCGGAAGTGCTTGTACAGCAGCGCTTCGGAGTAGCCGGCCGCGCGCGCGATCTGCTTGGTCGTGGCCTGGGCGACGCCCTGCTCCCGCATGACGGCGGCAGCCGCGTCCAGGATCCGCTCCCGCGTGTTCATGATTCCCCTGATTCCCCTTGACAGGTGAGTGAGTACTTACCCACTCTATGGGTGAGTGAATATTTACTAACCCAGGGGGCTTCCATGAGACTCACCGTCTTCGGCGCGACCGGCGGGACCGGCAGCCAGATCGTCCGCCAGGCCGCCGACGCCGGCCATGAGGTGACCGCCGTCGTCCGCGACGCGAGCAGACTGCCCGCGGACCTCCGGGACCGGATCGGGATCGTCGAGACGAGTGCCTTGCACGACGCCGGCGCCGTCGGAACGACCGTCGCCGGACGCGACGCCGTCATCAGCGCGATCGGCACACGGGACCTGAAGGACCCCACCAGCGTGTGCACCGACACCGCCCGCGTTCTCACCACCGCGATCGGGGCGACCGGCGGTCCCGAAGGGCCGCGACTCGTCCTCGCGAGCAACACCGCGATGGCCCCGGGCCCCGGCGACGACCCGCTCACCCGCTTCGTCGTCAAGCCGGTCGTTCTGGCCCCCCTGCTCCGGCACATGATCGAGGACATGCGCAGGGCGGAGCAGCTCGTCCGCGCCTCAGGTGTCCCCTGGACGATCGTCCGAGCGGGCCGCCTGACCGACCGTCGGAGCAAGGGCGGCTACCGCCGCGCAGTGGACCGCAACGTCCTCGGCGGCTTCCAGATCACCAGAACCGACTTCGCCACCGCCCTGCTGAACACCGCCACCGATCCGGCCACCACCGACCACGTCATCTCGGTGGCCAACTGACCTGCCGGTCGGTGGTCACCCGCCGTACCAGGTCCACCCAGGTGGCCTGGAGGCGTGCGACGGGGATCCCGCACCCGACGTGCAGGTAGTCCGTCGTCTCGAAGTTCGCGAAGGCGAGCAGGGCGTGGGCGAGCATGTCGTGATCCCCGTCGACTCCCGCTTCTCCGAGAAGGGTTGAGACATGACGGTGGAAGGCGCTGCCGGTGCGGGAGGCGTGGCGGCGTTCGTGGATCACCTGGCGTCCGAGCGCGGCGCCCAGATCCGTGTCGGCGGCGATGCGCTCGATCAGGGCACAGCCGAACGCCACCAGCCGGTCCCCCGCGGGGGCGCCCGGCC
The sequence above is a segment of the Streptomyces asoensis genome. Coding sequences within it:
- a CDS encoding DUF2252 domain-containing protein: MTENHLDGHDVRHRAPKERAALGKAARATAPRSSHAEFTPGPKRPDPLKIIEKQSATRLPGLVPIRYSRMSESPFRFYRGAAAIMASDLANTPTTGLRTQLCGDAHMLNFRLLASPERRLMFDINDFDETLPGPWEWDVKRLAASLVIAGRANGFSTKERARIVRATVRSYRESMRSFAGLGNLAVWYAQFDVGWVRDRFGADLSARGRERWAQAVTKALSHDTLQVFDKLTHVVDGRRLIAPDPPLITRLDDLLPGEGRGGDVEKGIRRLIERYGQSIQSDRRYLLEQYRVADMARKVVGVGSVGTRCWIVLLLGKDDEDPLFLQAKEADESVLAPFAGVSAYRTQGERVVAGQRLMQATSDIFLGWERVEGIDGRRRDFYVRQLRDWKWVAVAEDMVPRGMRTFGALCGATLARAHARSGDRIAIAAYLGGGDSFDRALVTFAEQYADQNERDHEALVTAVKEGRLPAEEA
- a CDS encoding BBE domain-containing protein, which gives rise to MINAVAPDATAFPHREAAYKAAWSIWWTDPAAEADSLRWMREFYHGVHAATGGVPVIDDVTDGCYVYYPDIDLREPKCTTSDVPWYELYYKGNYAKLQQIKKTYAPRNFSAGEYRSALSTVRCGQGSRAGSRPRTRSTAADSGKSEPPPK
- a CDS encoding TetR/AcrR family transcriptional regulator: MNTRERILDAAAAVMREQGVAQATTKQIARAAGYSEALLYKHFRDKEEILLHVLRERMPAFPGGAVAGAETVEANLVAVTDSALRFYLHAFPMMASMVAQPRLMAATRETLTGYGAGPRHPVDMLADYLTAEQNLGRVSAGSSPAAAAALLMGACFQQAFLCYFGGGSDFPESAAVDLVRGLLPALLP
- a CDS encoding NAD(P)-dependent oxidoreductase: MRLTVFGATGGTGSQIVRQAADAGHEVTAVVRDASRLPADLRDRIGIVETSALHDAGAVGTTVAGRDAVISAIGTRDLKDPTSVCTDTARVLTTAIGATGGPEGPRLVLASNTAMAPGPGDDPLTRFVVKPVVLAPLLRHMIEDMRRAEQLVRASGVPWTIVRAGRLTDRRSKGGYRRAVDRNVLGGFQITRTDFATALLNTATDPATTDHVISVAN
- a CDS encoding TetR/AcrR family transcriptional regulator; the protein is MTAPDDVTAERADAARNRARLLEAAARLVAERGAEHVTMQEVAEAAGVGKGTLFRRFGDRDGLLIALLGEAEAEFEEAYVSGAPPLGPGAPAGDRLVAFGCALIERIAADTDLGAALGRQVIHERRHASRTGSAFHRHVSTLLGEAGVDGDHDMLAHALLAFANFETTDYLHVGCGIPVARLQATWVDLVRRVTTDRQVSWPPR